Below is a window of Candidatus Poribacteria bacterium DNA.
GGACTTTTCCCCGGCGAGGACCTGTTCAAGTTCCTTGACCACCCTATCAAGCTGCTTGCGCGCCGTGGGATATGAAACTCCCAGCTCCTGGCTCACCCTTCGCATATTCCCTTTATTTCTCACGAACATCTCGATGAAGGAGGCAGCTTCAGTCGAAAGCCTGCTAAGCGGGCCGAGGGCGAAGGTTCCTTCGACCACCGTATCGCATTTGGTACAGGCCAGCCGCTTTATCACCATCTCGCCACCGCACGATGGACATTTGAAGCTCTTCATGGTATATCCTCCAAATGCTGTGTTTAGACATGATTATATCAGTAATCTTCCAATTTTTCAAGGATTTCCCGATAAAAGATTTA
It encodes the following:
- a CDS encoding DUF2089 family protein; amino-acid sequence: MKSFKCPSCGGEMVIKRLACTKCDTVVEGTFALGPLSRLSTEAASFIEMFVRNKGNMRRVSQELGVSYPTARKQLDRVVKELEQVLAGEKSEG